DNA from Zonotrichia leucophrys gambelii isolate GWCS_2022_RI chromosome 5, RI_Zleu_2.0, whole genome shotgun sequence:
CatgtgtttttcatttgtttataTTAGAGCATTAAATTCTAGAAACAGAGAAGAACACGCTGCACCTACCTTAATGCCACACGGTACTTCTGTCCTAACTTTTCAATTTCACCCATTACACAATCTGTGATACATGGAATACCTAAATGCAAAAAAAGCCCGCATTAAAACAAAGCAGTATTTATTCCCAGACCCCTACATACTGCCCCACATGCCCCACAAATATCATGGAACTCCATAATGTATTACTTACAGAGACAACTGATAATGTTGCAAGGTGATAAAATGTAGAGCCACCAAGTTTAACCATGCCATggtaattttagatttttaagCTAACTCTACCTTTGATGAGATTAGCATTTTAAAACTGTTACTTGACTGAAACCAGAGGCATTGCCAGGGTTACCACAGCTTCATGACTATAGCACATATTCTTTCTGCAAGATTTCTGTTATTCTCAGTCAGGGGCATGAGGCTGACAAAGCACATTACGAGCACACTGGCACTGTGTGGTCTGAAGAAGCTGTGAGTGGTGCAGAAACTCACACTTGGCATAGAGACAGTCCATCATCGACTGCACTAGGTCCAGTTTGGCCTTGATGGAGAAGTTGATGAAGTTAGTGTCAACCAGGATGTGGTAAGGAGGGCCCAGCTGTGTATTATATTGGAAGAACAAGCAAGAGGGATGCTGGGGCCTGCCAGGAAGACAAAGAATTCAAATCAGTTAATTGAACTTAACATCACATCCAATCCTACAACTTGCATAGAATGGAAGAAAGGTAATGAGCAGAAAAACCCATCAggcctcctgctgcctcccaagCACAATCCTTCGGTTTGGGGCACCACTTTTTCTTCTGACGGTATCGCTCAGAAAcaccctcagctccagcctgcagcGTGGCCggccttccctccttccttcgTCCTCTACCTCCCCAGTGCCTCGGCAGCACTTACACCTCCCGCTCTTTGATGGCACTCgggtcctccttcttcttcacaggGGCTTTTACGCGGTCCTTCTCTTTACTGCAAAGAAACACAGGCATTACCGGGGTACGGCGATAGGGAAGAGCTACCGGCGGCCGAGAGACCTGGGCCGGGACCTCCTCCCGAGCTGGACACGAGGGCGCTCCGGGCCCGGGCCCAGCCGCAGCCGCACTCACAGGCGCTCGTCCCGGAGGCTGATCATGCGCTTCATGACCGCGTACTTCCGCGCCTTCTTCTGCTTCCCCTGCAAGGACACGGACGCACAGCCGCGATCAGCTAAGGAGAGACTcgatcccagccccagcccgaCCCCGATCCCAGCCCGACCCCGATCCCGGCTCACCATGCTGACCctgccgctcccgccgccgccgcgtcCCTGGTGCGTCACCGGCCCCGCCCCGGAGCGCGTCACCTCCGGCTGCCAGcgccgggcagcggcggcgcggggcggcgaCAGCGACAGCGGGCTCGCGGCCGCCGTCGGAGAGCAGGTAACAGCGGTGTCGCGTTCCCTTCCCGCCGCCTCGGCTCCCGGCGCGGGGAACGGGCCCCCGGGGCGGGGAGCTGCAGCCGCAGCCCTGCCGCCCGCCGTGACGGGCGTCCCCCGGGGTGACGGCCCCGCTGCCGGCCCGGAGCACCCGCGGTCGGCCTGGTACAGCCGCGGCGGGGTCCCGGCGCGGGATGGCTCCGGGAGGgacgcggcggggccgggcagggccggggctcccGGCGAGCGGGAAGGGCCGGCTCTGGCTGCCCGGCGGCTCCGCGCTTCGGCTTAGCCCGGCCGGCTGCGCGGCGCTGCGGGTGCCGGGGCACGCCGGTAGGTGCGGGAGAGCTGGCGCCTGTGGAGCGGCCGTGGGCATCGGTGGCCCCGCCGAGCCCGCCGCTGCTGCGGGCTGGACGGGGAACCACAGCGCACCAATCGCCCTCCTACCCCTCGTGTTCTCTGTTCAGCAGAGCCGGGGCGGTACGGAGGTCTTCAGCCCACCCACCTGAGCTTGCTGGACTGTTTTGGTTGTTTAAGAGTTAATGTAGTAGTGGTGTTGTCACGTTCTAGCTCATGAACTTCTTCATTATCTTTAGATCTTACCTATATTTGTGATCAGAGGTCTTAGCTAATGAGCATAATTTTAGCTGTACTTTGTGCAGCTATAATGGTGTAGTGTGCAAAATGTCTTTTCTGCACACGAATGAAAATGTTCTCCAACTTCTCGGACTGGTCTGGGGCACTTGGTTTcttgtgccctgtgcagggaagggagaaagaaaggcCTTTCTCACGAAAGCTACTGGGATTAGTGAGATCTTGTAGCTGTTGGTATCTTCCAAATACAATCGGTTTTATCTGGTGTGCTGGTCAGAAAAAGCAGCCAATGAGAAAtcactcaggatttttttctctcaggagTGGTGACCTCTGTAGAACTGCCACTGATGCTCTGACAATGAGAAAGAAAACgagactgaaagaaaaactaTATTTATTAGGAAAACCACAGCTGAGCTTTCCACCTGAGTGATCATACCTAGCTTAACTGTTGGTTGAAGAAATGCAGATGGTAGAGCTCACATGATGCTGTTCAAGTGACCCTCACTGGTTTGGGAAGAGAAATAATTGAGGAAGAAGGGGGTGATCTGCTTTCCCCACTGATGTGCAGCACAGCGGCTGAATTTTGTCCTGGCTCAGGAAGCAGATTTGGTGTCAGGATGAGACTGGCCTGAAAGTTGCCATCTGGCTGGCTTGCTGTGTTTGAGGAGGACAGGAGGAGCTGACAGCGCTGCTGGTGGCTCATTTGCAATGAAAAGGCCTTAGACTTAAGCAGTTGACAGAAgtctcttttttgtttgtttgttttcctgttgttaCTGTTTTATATAGCTTGTATGTAAATGCATATGACAAATTCCATCCCTAATAAGAGAATGACTGTTTTGTGTAGACACTGACCAGAGATGCAGCTTTTGTCCTTGACAGCTGATACTGGATCCTGCTTAGTGCTTTTTGTGCtgacttttcagttttctgtggATGTATTTTAAAGTTAGGTTCTCACAGGCCTGTTTGTTGGTTTGTGCCTGCTTTACTTAGTGTAAGAAAATACAGTCTCTTTCACTAGAGAGTAGTCCTCTGTGCCTGGCATGAGACAGACATACCATTTGTGGTAGACATTTGTGCACATGGATTGAGAGAGATTCTGCACAGAGATAAATGGTTCTCTTATCTTGATTGGATGAGGTAGTATTAACCTGcaaaaaggctttaaaattaAAGGTTTGTTGTTAAGATAAGAATGGCAATTTATCAGTGCACCAAATAAAATCAAGAGGCACAGCAGATTTCCTAGGAGCTCAGTACATCTGTTCTGTGTATCATGTCCCTAGCTGGTTTTGTAGCTGTAGCCACATGAATGTGCCATTACTGTGTCACAGTTCCTTTTGTGCATGTTACGCTTGTGCTTCCTTCTGGAGCTCTGCACTGTGTTCCTCTGGCCTCAACAGCAGCAGTAACACAAACTAAATGTATTCCCATTACTGAATTCCTTTCCTTGCTGACCTGAGGCAGCAATGGCACTAATGCACTTTGTTTTATGATTCCATGCCGTCTACCCTGATTATGCCAGTACCTCTGCTTGAGTCAAACGAAGGTGAAGCTttcaaatccccattttccctgcagGTGGCAGGAGACCATTGCTTGCTCTGTCCTTGGATCAAGATTACTGAGACCTGTTGGATAACTCAGCACCTTTTTTCCAGCCTAGCTGTGATGGCACCTTACATTGCTActtttcagaatttatttccCGATTTTTACCCGGCAGTTCTTAGCACAGATAATGTTTTAATTCACATCTGCATTCTGTTGAGTGAGTGGCAGTGTATCTTGGATACCACCCACTTGCAGCTAGGTTCTTTACCTCAATGAATTCCAGCTGCAAGAGCACCCTTAGCGCTGCTGGCAGTGAGTAAGCTGGAGGGAAGGTGATTGTATAACAGCCACTTCAGCTCTGGTGACCCCCTGAGCTGGTGTCTTGTTTACCATGTCATGTAGGGATAATGAAATGACAAATTGCTGTGCTGATTAATTAACATAACTGAGATAACTGATGTGTCCAGCAAGTTCAAAAATTCTGCAAACCAGCTCAAGAGTTCAGGTTCCAATAGACTTTAACAACTGTAAAGTTTAAATGATGGATCTTTCTATGCTTGAAAGAGTGGCTGTGTGACACAGAAGGCAAGGAGTTgtggagagaagcagaaatagCTTGAGTAAATGAACCCACAGAGGCAGCTTTGTGGGGTGTTTGTGGTGTGAAGAGACTGGTTCTGGAAGATGCTGGAGGGAGATCATGTAGATTCCTAATATTGATAAGTTGCTGTGAAATTCCCTGGCTGTGTGGGGAGCAGTCACACACCTTCCACAGACAGGCCAAGCTGGAGCAGAGTTTCACCCAGTCATTTGTAGCACATCTTGGATATGTACTGTGAAATGACTAAAATACCAAGGAAACCGGTAGGTCTGTGGTCCTTAACACACAGAAATTTATGAGTTTATAAAACTGATGCTTTACCTAGGAGGAGAATGAGAATTTATGCCCTGGGGACTGCAACACTGTTGCAGTGAGGAAAAgtagaggaaggaggaaaatagATGAGTGGGTGGGACTTTCCTTGAGATGTGGGTGAGGAGAAGATGTGAAAATCTGGCTGTTTCTGCAGTGCAAGGAAAAAGCTCTGCTCAGTTTACTGGTTGATTTTCATGTGTGTTAGGAAGGTTAGTAGTAGAAGTGTGTAAAGGCAGCCAGGTCTGTATGATTATTGGCATGGAGGGAAATAACAGCCTTCTGAAGAGGAAGGCAGAGGAGGGGGAACTGAGGAAGAAGTGACAACTGAGGTGGTGGCATGGCAGGCGGGAGGAGCACATCACATCCCCACAAGAGGTGACTATCTTAGCAGACAGCTGCCTTGGTGAGCTTGGCTCTGTTTTTTCCATTCTCACTCCTTTAGGTAATCTGTGTTCTGAATGAGCAGATACTGATTGTGTAGGCTCTGTGGTGTTTCTGCTGGCATGTGTCCTGGTTTTTGTGGGCTGCGTCAATCCTTGctgttaaattttaattttttttatctcaaTCCTGACAGTAAACTGTAATTTAGTGGATAGTGCTGCTGAAGCTGAAATCCCTTATAAGGATTTCAATTTCCTGAATATCTAAAACAACAGTACCAAACCCAAAATCTAGTTTGCTTTGTGGTTCAAGAATTCTGAAAaacttcctttcttttattttgaggCTTGACTACAAATAGCCCTTTAAATCTGGGCAAAATTGGTTTGAGAATAGTATATAGCATTTTGTTGGGTATGAAGACTTGAAGGGCTACCTGATtgtagaatggtttggcttggaggagaccttaaagatcatttgaTTCCAACTCCCCTGACATGGACAGGGATTCCTTCCACTCCAGGCTGTTCAAAGCCCCATGCAACTTGGTCACAAACACTTCCAAGGAGGAGGCAGccataacttctctgggcaacctgatcTGGTTCTTCACTACTCATattgaagaatttcttccttatatctagtctaaacctaccctctttcagtttgaagttCTTCcctttgtcctatcactacatgcccttgtaaaaaatCCCTCTGATATTCTAGTACAGGGGGCAGTTCTTCATTCTCTCAGTCCCTGCATTTGTCTTCTGTGACTTGGTTGGTATGGCTGGAGCAGTTGCTGGTGAAGACTGAGGGGGAAAAGTTGTTGAGTACCTCAGCCTTCTCATTGTCCTGTGTAACCTGGTCTCCTGCTTCCTTCTGGAGAGGGTACATGTTTTCCCTAGTCTTTCTTTAACCTATAAAAAGTTTTCATGGTGCCCTTGATATCCCTGGCAAGGTTTAGTTCTATCAGGGGTTTAGCTC
Protein-coding regions in this window:
- the FCF1 gene encoding rRNA-processing protein FCF1 homolog; amino-acid sequence: MGKQKKARKYAVMKRMISLRDERLKEKDRVKAPVKKKEDPSAIKEREVPQHPSCLFFQYNTQLGPPYHILVDTNFINFSIKAKLDLVQSMMDCLYAKCIPCITDCVMGEIEKLGQKYRVALRIAKDPRFERLPCMHKGTYADDCLVQRVTQHKCYIVATVDKELKRRIRKIPGVPIMYISRHRYNIERMPDDYGAPRF